The following are encoded together in the uncultured Sphaerochaeta sp. genome:
- a CDS encoding helix-turn-helix domain-containing protein — protein sequence MPLFVENVTILPGTDSSEDIKQIRNQVGLSQVLFASSLGVSKKTVEAWERGRNTPEGPSRRLLQLIRDDPEVIKQYMIKA from the coding sequence ATGCCGCTTTTTGTGGAAAATGTGACAATCCTTCCTGGTACCGATAGTAGCGAGGACATCAAGCAAATCCGCAATCAAGTCGGCTTGAGTCAGGTCCTCTTTGCATCTTCCCTTGGCGTATCCAAGAAAACAGTCGAGGCTTGGGAGCGAGGGAGAAATACTCCAGAAGGCCCCTCCCGCCGACTACTTCAGCTGATCAGAGACGATCCTGAAGTGATTAAACAATACATGATCAAAGCTTAA